GCAGCCGGGTCAGCAGGTCCGCGCCCACGGTCAGCAGCGCGCCCAGCACCATCGACCCGGCCAGCGGCGGTTGCGCGGTCTTCGCCAGCCGCATCGCGATCTGCGGTGTCGCCAGCGCGACGAACGTGATCGGCCCCGCCGCGGCGGTGGCGATCGCGGCGAGCGTGGCCGCCAGCAACAGCAGTGCGCCGCGGGCGCCGTCGACCCGGATGCCGAGGCCGCGCGCGGTGTCATCGCCGAACTGCAGGCCGCCGACGGTCCGCCCGCACACCAGCGTGATCGGCACCAGCACGGCCAGCGCGATCGCGACCGGGCCCACCGAGTCCCATCCGACATCGGCGAGGTTGCCGACCAGCCACGTCGTCGCGCGCGCCGCGTCGTTCACGTCCCCGGCGGCGAGCAGCCAGTTCACGACGTTGTAGCTGATCGCCCACAGCCCGATGCCGATCAGCACCATGCGGTAGCCGTCGACGCCGCGCCGCCACGACAACGCGTACAGCAGCACCCCCGCCAGCAGTCCGCCGAGCAGCCCGGCGACCGGCACGCCGATCGCGCTCACCGTGCCGCTGACCTGGCCGCGGTACCCACCGGCGACGATCGCGGCGACCGCGCCGACGCCCGCACCCCACGTAATACCCAGGATGTCCGGGCTGGCCAGCGGGTTCCGCGCGACCGACTGGAACAACGCGCCGGACAGCCCGAGCGCGGCACCCACCAGCACGCCGGCGAGCGTGCGCGGCAGGCGCAGGTCGAAGATGATCCCGCGTTCCCGCCGGGTCCCGCCGCCGAGCAGGGTCTCCAGCACGTGCCAGATCCCGATGCGGGAGCTGCCCATCCCGATGTTGATCGCGGCGACGAGCACCAGCAGCACCGCCGCGACAACCACGACCGCGATCACCCGCGGCTTGACCGTCCACGCCACCGGCCCGGCGGCCAGCACCTTGCGCGTCATACCTTGCTCAGCCCCCGCCGCCGCACCAGCACGATGAACACCGGCGCCCCGATGATCGCGAGCAGGATGCCCACCTCGAAGTCGTCGCCGGTCAGCACCCGCCCCAGCACGTCGGCCGTCAGCAGCAGCACCGCGCCGAGCAGCCCGGCCACCGGCACCAGCCAGCGGTAGTCCGGGCCGGTGATCGCGCGGGCGAGGTGCGGCACGACGAGCCCGAGGAACGCGATCGGCCCGCACGCGGCGACCGCCGACCCCGTCAGCAGCGTGATCGCCGCGACGCCGAGCACGCGCGTACGCACCACCCGCTGCCCGAGCGCGGTCGCGACGTCCTCGCCGAGTGCCAGCGTGTTCAGGCCGGGCGTGTTGATCAGCGCAAGCAGCAGGCCGGCCACCAGGAACGGCGCGATCTGCCCGGTGATCGCGAAATCGCGCCCGGCGATCGACCCGATCCGCCAGAACCGGTAGATCTCCATGCCGCGCTCGTCGCCGAGGATGATCGCCGACACCAGCCCGTGCAGCAGCGCGCTCACCGCGGCGCCGGCGAGCGCGAGCGTCACCGGCGTCGCGCCCCCGCCGCCGACCGCGCCGAGCAGGAACACCGCAACGCTGGCCAGCAGGGCGCCGGCCAACCCGAACCAGATGAACCCGTAGAGCCCGTCGATCCCGAGCACGACGACCGCGAACACGACCGCGAGCGCGGCGCCGTGTGTGACGCCGAGCAGGCCGGGGTCGGCGAGCGGGTTGCGCGTGTGGCCCTGCATGAGCGCGCCGGCGACGCCGATCGCGAGCCCGACGAGCAGGCCGAGCACCGTGCGCGGCACCCGCAGCGACCGGACGATGATGTCCGGTTCGGCCCCGGCGGGGTGGGTGAGCGCCGTCCACACCTCCCCGAGCGGGATCGTTTTCGTACCCAGCGCGACGCTCGCCGCGCAGACGAGGACCAGCAGCACGGCGAGCACGCCGATACCGGCCACCCGGCGCTGCCTGCGCGTCCGTGGCCGGGCTGTCGCCACCACCGTCACTGCTGTCGCCTATCCAACTCGATCTTCCAAACGGGACGAACCGCACCTTATGCTTCGCGTTAGGCTAGGCTAACCGAAAGAGAGATGCCGATGACGAGACCGTGGCGAGCAGCACTGGCGCTGGCGGTGACCGCGTGCCTGACCCTGACCGCGTGCAGCGGCGGCGCCGGGGAATCCGCGGGGCAGGGCGGAGCGAGCCAGGCCGGCTATCCGCGCACCATCCAGCACGCGATGGGTTCGACCGTGCTGAAGACGCAGCCGAAGACCGTCGCCGCGCTCGACACCAGCTACGTGGACGCCGCGTTCGCGCTGGAAACCCAGGTCGTGGCGTACACCAAGTACCGCAACTACGACCAGCTGCCCGAATACCTCGGCGACGACCGCGGGTTCGGTGCGGGCGCCAAGGTGGTCGGCCCGCTGGAGAGCCCGGACGTCGAGCAGCTCTACGACGTCAAGCCGGACGTGATCGTCTCGGCGAAGGTGCGGCACGAGAAGTACTACGACCAGTTCACCGGGGTCGCCCCGACGGTCTTCTCGACGACGACCGGCGCGAGCTGGAAGGACAACATCCGGCTGCTCGCGCGGGTCCTCGGCAAGGAGTCCCTGGCCGAGCAGAAGATCGGCGCCTACGAGCAGCGGGCGCAGCGGATCGGCCAGGAGATCACCGCCAAGCTCGGCCGCACCCCGACGGTGTCCATCGTGCGGTTCGTCGAGGGCGAGCCGACCGTCCGGCTCTACAGCAGCGCGTCCTACCCCGGCGTGGTGATGGCCGACGCGCGGCTGTCCCGGCCGGCGGGCCAGCCGGACACGGCCGACAAGATCTCGGTGAACCTCAGCCAGGAGGACATCGCGAAGCTGGACGCGGACGTCATCTTCGTGTCGTCGTACTCGGACGAGACGAAGACGGCGGAGGACCCGAAGGCGAAGTTCCAGGCCAACCCCCTGTGGGCGACGCTGAAGGGCAAGATCGTCGATGTCCCCGACACGACGTGGTTCAGCGCCGTGAGCCTGCAGGGCGCCTCGGCGATGCTGACCGACCTGGCGAACCAGTTCGGCGTCACGCCGTGACCTGCGCGGGGCCGCGTCCGGTGTGGGCGCGGCCCCGCGGCTCTACGGTGGACCCATGATTTTCATCACCGCGAAGTTCCGCATCCTGCCGAAGCACGCCGACGACTGGCCCGCGATCGCGCGGGACTTCACCCTCGCCACCCGTGCCGAGGACGGGTGCCTGTGGTTCGACTGGTCCCGCAGCGTCGAGGACCCGACGGAGTACGTGCTGGTCGAAGCGTTCCGCGACGGCGAAGCGGGTGCGGCGCACGTGCAGTCCAGCCACTTCGAGACCGCCCGGCAGACCCTGCCGCCGTACCTGGCGGAAACCCCGCGGATCGTCAACTTCGAGCTGCCCCAGGACGACTGGTCCGAGCTGGGCGAGATGGCCGTGCAGCGCTAGGCGCGGAGACCGTCCGCGATGATCCGCGCCAGCGGACGACCCGCCGGGGCCCGCCGCCGCACCGCCAGGTACCCCGCGAGCAGCGCGGTCAGGTCGTCGGGTTCGACGTCCGCCCGGACCGCGCCGGCCGCCTGTGCGCGGCGCAGCAGAGCCCCGAACGCGGCGCGGAACTCGCCCCGCTCGTCCGGCGCCGCCGTGAACGGGGTGCCGGTGCTCGCCTCGAGGGCGTCGCACAGGGCCTTGTTCAGCAGCGCCTGCTCGGCCACCACCTCGAAGAACTCGAAGAACACCCCGCCCGGGTCGGCTGCGGCGAGCCGGTCGCGTGCCTGCTCGGCGAGCCACTCGATGCGGTCGAGCACGACGGCCTCGAACAGCATCTCCTTGCTGGGGAAATGCCGGTAGACCGTGCCCGCGCCCACCCCGGCACGACGCGCGATCTCGTCGAGCGGCACCGACAGGCCCTCGTCGGCGAACGCCTCCCGCGCGGCGGCCAGCACACGCGCGCGATTGCGGCGCGCGTCAGCGCGCAGTCCGGTGCGGCCCGCGGAACTCGTCATCGAGAGCGATTCTAGTCAGCGGACGGCCGCGACGACCGGTTCCGCGAACAGCCCGACCAGCCCGGACCAGGCGCCGGGCACCAGCACCACCGCCAGCACCGTGAACACCGGCACGATCAGGAACTTCTCCACGCCCTTGCCGGTGCGGAAACGCAGGAACCCGGGCGGCCGCAGCTCGTACCAGGTCTCGCCGGCGATCGGCACCGGGAACAGGAACGGGCAGCCGGCTTCGGTGAGCGCATCACCGAGGCAATGCGTGACGCAACCGGCCGCGACCGCGATCCCCAGCCAGCCGGTCAGCTGGGACAGCTCCGCCGCCGCGCTCGCGGTCAGCGCCCACCAGGCCACCCCGCCGCCCGCGACCAGCAGCAACCAGTCCCCCAGCGCGTCCGCGGCGAGCAGCAACGCGAACAGCACCACGGCGGCGACCACGTACCAGCCACCCGCCCGGGTGCCGGCCGTCGTCGCCGCGCCTGCCCCGAGCGCGAACAGCAGTGTGTGCGACAGGTGCCGGTGACTGCCCCGGCGCCGCTCGTCCCGCGGCCCCTTCGTCACCGCGTACAGACCCGCGGAAGCGTGCCGCAGCAGCCAGCACACCATCCCGGTGATCGGGCCGAGCAGTTTCGAGGCGCGGGCACCGGGGTGGTCCAGGTCCGGCAGCAGCGCGAAGCCGGCGGTCGTCGCGGCGAACGCGAGTGCCTGGTGGACGGAGCCGGCGCCGATGGCCGGGGCGAGGGCGAGACCGGCGCACCAGCCGGTCAGCGCGTGGGTGGAACCCATCATGGAAGAGATCTTGGCAAGATGGACCGGAACGGATGCGGAGGGACGGGCATGACCACGACGACGGCGGCCCCCAGTGACGAACTGCGGGCGTTCTGGGCGGAGCGGCACCTGTGCCTGCTCACCACGCTCCGCCCGGACGGCAGACCACACGTCGTGCCGGTCGGCGTCACGGTGGACGAGGACTTCACGACAGGCCGGGTGATCTGCCGCCGCGGCAGCGTCAAAGCTCGCAACGTCCGGGTCGGTCGCCCCGCACTCGCCGTGGTGAGCCAGGTCGACGGCCGCCGTTGGTCGAGTTTGGAGGGAACCGCGGTGATCCGGGAGGATCCGGAATCGGTGGCCGACGCGGAAAACCGGTACGCCGCGCGCTACCACCGCCGGCCGGCGCCGAACCCGGAGCGGGTGGTGATCGAGATCAGCATCAGCCACCGGCTGGGCATGAGGTAAAGCACACCGATGGCGGGTTGCGGGCGAACCGGAAGATGAGGCAGTAATTCAGGGTGCGGACCGTGAAGACCCTCAAGATCGACAGCCCGTTCGCGGGCGGCACGACGTGGGACGTCGTCGATCGGACCGTGATCGGCGCACTCGCGCCGTCGATGATCAGCACCCTGCGCCGCGGTTCCGAGGACTTCCTGTGGTTCGCCGAGCGGCGCATCGCCGGGCACCAGCTCGGCCGACCCGGTCGCTGGGACCACCCCGTGGAGCGGGCACTGCTCGGCTGGCGTTCCCGGCTGGCCTTCGAACTCGACCCGCCGGTCGCGATCCCGGAGATCGACCTCAAGCTGTCCTACTGGGTCCGCAACACGCACGCGGTGTTCCTGCGGCGCCTGCCCGAGACCGGCGGCATGGTGCAGCTGGAGAGCGTGCAGGACGTGGACGCCTGGCTGCACACGCTGATCGACCACTACAAGGCGGTGAAGGCCGCCGGCGAGCAGCAGCTCGACCCGGACGCGCGGGCCACGTTGATGGCGTGGTTCCGGAACACGTTCTTCAAGATCCGCCACGCCGCCGACCGGGTGGGCCTGTCGAGAGTGCGTCCCTGAGGTCCCGACGCGGCCACCCGGCCGAGTCCGGCGATCAGCCGATCGGCTGCCACCAGGGGTCGACCGGTGGCGGGTTGTCCACGTCGATCCGCTCACCGGGGCGGGGGATCGCCAGCGTCACGTCGTGGGCCTTGGCCTCGCGCCAGACCCGTTCGGCGGGTTCGCTCCAGCCGTGCATCGCGAGGCGGAACGTTCCCCAGTGCACCGGGATCAGCAAGCCGCCACCGGCGTCGAGGTGGGCGGCGACTCCCTCCTCGGGTGTCATGTGGATGTCGGGCCACGCCGGGTGGTAGGCGCCGATCTGCACGAGCGCCACGTCGAACGGCCCGTGCTTCGCACCGATCGCGCGGTAGCCGTCGAAGTAGCCCGAGTCCGCCGTGTAGAAGACCTTCCGGCCGGCTCGCGACACGATCCACGACGCCCACAACGTGTTGTTCCGCGTGAACGCGCGGCCCGAGAAGTGCTGCGCCGCCGCGGCCGTCACCTCGACACCAGCCACCGAAACCGACTCGTCCCAGTCCAGCTCGATGATCCGCTCCGCCGGGATCCGCCACCGGCGCAGGTGCGCGCCCACCCCGAGCGGCACCACGAACGGCGCGCGCTGGGTGCGGGCCAGCCGCACCACCGTCGGCCGGTCCAGGTGGTCGTAATGGTCGTGCGAGACGATGATGACGTCCAGCTCGGGCAGGTCGGCCAGCTGGTGCGGCGGCCGGTGCAGCCGCTTCGGCCCGGCGAACCGGGACGGCGACACCCGCTCGCCCCACACCGGGTCCACCAGCACCTTCCGGCCGTCGATCTCGATCAGCGACGAGGCGTGGCCGAACCAGGTGACGTGCAGCCCCGCATCCGCGGGCGCGCCGGGCGGCACCAGCGGAACCGGCCCGGTCGGCTTGCGCTGCTGCTTGCCGAAGAGCATCTCGCCGACCAGGTCGCGGGCGCGGGCGGGCTGCACGAGCGGCGGAGCGAGGTTCCGGAACCGGCCGTCGTGGAACTGCGGGGAGCGCCGCATGCGTTCGGGATCGGGCCTGCCGCCGAAGGACACCGGGATCTCCCCCAGCGCCCACACCGCCGCGCCGAGCAGCGCGGGGAGGGACCACCGGATCATCTTCGCCATGACCTCGAAACTACGCGCGGGCCGGTGAAGTTCCCACCGGAGCAGCCGGACGTGGTCCCGCCGGCACCGGACCGTCCACTTGGTACGGTCGTGACGCGGGCGGGTCAGGCCGGCCTGGTCTCCGCGATCAGCCATTCGAGGTACTCCGCGCTGCCGCCCTCGATGGGTGTCGCGATGATCTCCGGGACCTGGTAGTCGTGCTGCCGCTTGATCAGCTCGACCAGGGGAGCCACCCGGTCGGCCGCGGTCTTGATCTCGACCCGCCATTCGGGGTCGGCGTGCACCTCGCCGTCCCAGCGGTAGACGCTCACGATCGGGCCCACGATCTGCGCGCAGGCACCCAGCCGCGCCTCGACGGCCTGCACGGCCAGCTCACGAGCCGTCGTCTCGCTGTCGGTCGTGGAGGCCACGATCACGTGTTCACGCATGGGCAGGATTACAGCACCGGACCCGGCTCAGACCCAGCCCGCCTGCCGGCCCTCGCGTTGTTCGTCGGCGTCGGCGCCGGCTTTGTGGGTGAGCGCGGCGACCGCCTGCGCCATTTCGGTGCGCACCTGGTCGCCGTCGGTGCGGCGGGTGTGCACGGTCATCGCGATCTCGCACTGCGCCGGGCCGCGGTCGATGACGTGCAACTCACCGCAGTCGTCGCCCTCGCTCTCGGTGCCCCACGCCAGTTGCCTGCTCGCCGCATCCGCGCGGAGCCAGCCCTCCGCGAGGTCCTGCGGGAGGAAGCGGGGCAGGTTGGGCGCATCGGAGATGAACGCGAACGCCTCGTCGGCGGGCAGATCGGCGGTCGCGGTGTAGCTGTACGTCTCCATGACGTCGGAAGTAGCCGTGTGATAGAGGGATAAACGGGGTACGCCGGACCTTATGCGACTCGGCGTGCTCGACATCGGTTCGAACTCCGCGCAACTCCAGATCGTGGATGCCCACCCGGGGGCCCCGCCATTGCCCGCACTGGCTGTGAAAGAGCCCACACGGCTGGCCGAGCAGATCGACGAGACGGGCGCGATCGCGGAGGAGGGCGTGTGCCGGGCGGTGGACGCCGTGGAGTCGGCGCTCGCCGCGGCCCGGCTGCACCGGGTGGAGCAGCTGTTCCTGTTCGCGACCTCGGCGATCCGCGACGCGGCCAACCGCGACGAGATCATCAACCGGATCGAGGAACGCACCGGAGTGCGCCCGCAGTTCCTCACCGGTGAGGACGAGGCCAGGCTGACCTACTCCGCGGCGCACCGCTGGTACGGCTGGTCGGCGGGGCGCCTGCTGCTGCTCGACATCGGCGGCGGGTCGCTGGAGATCGCGCTGGGACGGGACGCCGAACCGCAGCTCACCCTGTCCCTGCCGCTCGGCGCAGGACGGCTGACGCGGATGTTCCTGACCGACGACCCGCCGACGGCCAAGCAGGTCAAGGCGATGCGCCGGCACGCACGGGACATGCTGCGCGAGGTCGCCGACCGGCTGAGATGGGAGGGTGTGCCGGCGCGTGCGGTGGCCACCTCCAAGACGTTCAAGCAGCTGGCCCGGCTGGCGGGCGCGCCGCCGCAGCGGCGCGGTCCGTTCGTGCGGCGCACGCTCACCGTCGACGCGCTCAACACGTGGATCCCCCGTCTGGCGGAGATGACGGCGGCCGAACGGGCGCGGCTGCGCGGGGTGTCCGCACCGCGCGCACGGCAGATCCTGGCGGGCGCGATCGTGGCGAAGGCGACCATGGACACGCTCGACATCCGCAAGGTCGACGTGTGCCCGTGGGCGCTGCGCGAAGGGATCATGCTGCACCACCTGCAAACCCTCCAGGTCTACGACGGGCTGCCGCTCCAGGCGATCAGCACCGCGGTGCCGGAGGTGTCGGGCCGGGGTGTCCCGGGTAAGCCCCTGGTGGGACTGAGCCGAGGAGCGTGAGGAGTTTTCCATGTCGGAGACGGTCGGCGACTACCTGCTGCGGCGCCTGCGGGAATGGGATGTGGAGCAGGTTTTCGCCTACCCGGGCGACGGGATCAACGGGATCGTCGCCGCGTTCGGCAAGGCGGACGACCAGCCCCGGTTCGTGCAGGCCCGTCATGAGGAGATGGCCGCGTTCGAGGCGGTGGGGTACGCCAAGTTCAGCGGGCACGTCGGGGTGTGCATGGCGACCTCGGGGCCGGGCGCCATCCATCTGCTCAACGGGCTCTACGACGCCAAGCTCGACCACGTCCCGGTGGTGGCGATCGTGGGGCAGACCGCGCGCAGCGCCATGGGCGGCAGCTACCAGCAGGAAGTCGACCTGCAGCCGTTGTTCAAGGACGTCGCGAGCGAGTACCTGGTCGAGGTCAACGTCGCCGAGCAGCTGCCCAACGCACTGGACCGGGCGATCCGCACGGCCCTGGCGAAACGGGCGCCGACCGCGCTGATCATCCCGGCGGATCTGCAGGAGCAGCCGTACACGGCGCCGAAGCACGCGTTCAAGCAGGTGCCCTCCAGCCCGCCCGGGTTCCCGCATCCGGTGGTGATCCCGCCGGAGGACGAGCTCGCGCGCGCGGCCGAGGTGCTGGATGCCGGGGAGAAGGTGGCGATCCTGGTCGGCCAGGGTGCGCGCAACGCCGCCGCCGAGGTCCGGGAGATCGCGGAGCTGACCGGCGCCGGAGTGGCGAAGGCGTTGCTGGGCAAGGACGTCCTGCCCGACGACCTGCCCTACGTCACCGGCTCGATCGGGCTGCTCGGCACCCGGCCGAGCTACGAGATGATGCGCGACTGCGACACGCTGCTGATCGTCGGTTCGAACTTCCCGTACAGCCAGTTCCTGCCCGAGTTCGGCCAGGCCCGCGCCGTCCAGATCGACATCGACGGCAGCATGATCGGCATGCGGTACCCGACCGAGGTGAACCTGGTCGGCGAGGCGAAGGGCACGCTGCGGGCGCTGATGCCGATGGTGCAGCGCAAGGACGACCGCCGGTGGCGGGAGAAGATCGAGAAGAACGTCGCGTCCTGGTGGGACACCGTCGAGCAGCAGGCGATGGTCGACGCGGACCCGGTGAACCCGATGCGGGTGGTGCACGAGCTGTCGAAGCGGATTCCCGAGGACGCGATCGTCACGGCCGACTCGGGGTCGTCGACCAACTGGTACGCGCGCAACCTCCGCATCCGCGGGCGGATGCGGGGCTCACTGTCCGGCACGCTCGCCACGATGGGGCCGGGTGTGCCGTACGCGATCGGGGCGAAGTTCGCCTGCCCGGACCGGCCGGTGATCGCGCTGGTCGGCGACGGCGCGATGCAGATGAACGGCATGGCCGAGCTGCTCACGATCCGCCGCTACCGGCACCTGTGGTCGGATCCGCGGCTGGTGGTGTGCGTGTTCCACAACAACGACCTCAACCAGGTCACCTGGGAGCTGCGGTCGATGGGCGGCGCCCCGAAGTTCGAGGAGTCGCAGTCATTGCCCGAGTTCTCCTACGCCGAATTCGCCCGGTCGCTGGGGTTCGAGGCGGCCGCGGTCGACGAGCCGGACCAGCTCGGCCCGGCGTGGGAGCGGGCGCTGTCGGCGGACCGGCCCGCGCTGCTGGACGTCCGCTGTGATCCGGAGGTGCCGCCGATCCCGCCGCACGCCACGTTCGAGCAGATCAAGTCGACCACCGAGGCGATGCTCAAGGGCGACCGCGACGCGTGGCACATCCTGGTCGAGGGGCTGAAGACCAAGGCGCAGGAGCTGCTGCCCAACCGCTGAGACGTGGTCCGGACATGGCTTGCGTGGCGGCGCGGGTAGCGGTGCCGGCTGACGGCCCACCGCAAGCGGCTCCGCCGCAAACAACAGAGTCTAGGCGCCGTCGTTGAGCCAGCTTCGGATCTCGTCGGTGTGCTCGCCGAGCCGGGGCGGCGCCTGGCGGTAGGCCGGCGGTGTCTTCGCCAGCCCGATCGGGTTGCGCACGACGTCCAGCCCGCCGAGCGGGACGCGTGGCTCGAGCCCGAGCCGGTCGGCGAGCTGGAAGGCTTCGGCGAGGTCGTTCACCGGTCCGCACGGCACGCCCAGGGGCGTGAGCAGCTCGAACCACTCGTCGGCGGGCCGGGCCCGCAGCCGGGTGCCCAGGAGATCGGCGAGCTCCGCGACGTGCGCGACCCGCCGCTCGTTGGTGGTGAACCGCTCGTCGGCCGCCAGGTCCGGCACGCCGAGCGCCGCGGTGAACGCCGCGAACTGCCGGTCGTTGCCGACCGCGATGACGATCGGCCGGTCGGCGGCCTGGAACACCTCGTACGGCGCGATGGACGGGTGCCGGTTGCCCATGATGCCGGGGACCACGCCCGCCATCACGTGGTTCGCGCTCTGGTTGACCATGCTGGACAGCAGCGCGCCGAGCAGGCTGATCTCCACCAGCTGGCCCTCGCCGGTCGCGTCGCGGTGCCGCAGCGCGGACAGGATGCCGACGGCCGCGTGCAGCCCGGTCAGCACGTCGACCAGCGCGACCCCGACCTTGGTCGGCTCGCCCGGAGCCGGCCCGGTGACGCTCATCAGCCCGCCCACGGCCTGCAGCAGCAGGTCGTAGCCAGGCAGGTCCGCGCCGGCGCCGCTGCCGAACCCGGAGATCGAGCAGTACACCAGGCCGGGGTTCGCCGGGGCGAGGTCGTCGTAGCCGAGGCCGTAGCGCGCCATGGTGCCCGGGCGGAAGTTCTCGACCAGCACATCGGCGCGCGCGGCGAGCTCCTTCGCCGTGGCCAGGTCGTCCGGATCGGTGAGGTCGAGGGCGATCGAGCGCTTGTTGCGGTTGACCGACCGGAAGTAGACGGCCTCGCCGTCGGCGTGCGGCGGGCCCCAGGCGCGGGTGTCGTCCCCGCTGCCCGGCCGCTCGACCTTGATCACTTCGGCGCCGAGGTCGGCGAGCAGCATGGTCGCGTAGGGCGCGGCGAGCACCCGGCTGAAGTCGGCGATGACGACGCCGGACAGCGCCCCGGTTCGATCGGTCACACCGTCCCTTCTACCTCATCGGGGCCAGCTTCCGGACCACGTACCGCGCGTCGCGGCCGACGCCGCGCAGGCTCGCGGACACCAGCGTGCTCTGCCACTCCAGCCCGACGTACCCGAGGCCGGGCACCGACGTGGACACGCCGCGCCGGTGCTTCGGCACGCCGCGCCCGTCCAGCGCGCCGAGGCCGTCGAGGTAGGGCATGTCCGGCCGGTACCCGGTGGCGAGCAGGAGCGTGTCGACGGGTTCGCTTTGGCCGTCGGACCACAGGACGTGGTTGCCGTCGAGGCGGGTGAACATCGGGCGGCGGTCCGGCTGCCCGGCGCGGATCAGCCCGCGGTAGTGGCCGGTGTCGATCACCGGCACGGTCGGCGGCTCGCCCTTGATGCGCCGCGGCAGGTACGCGACACCGGTGACCGAGAACCAGAACTGCAGGTCCTTGCCCAGCGGCCGTTGCGGCGCGTACCGCACCGGCCTGCGGGTCGCGAGCGTCACCGA
The sequence above is a segment of the Amycolatopsis viridis genome. Coding sequences within it:
- a CDS encoding thiamine pyrophosphate-requiring protein, with the translated sequence MSETVGDYLLRRLREWDVEQVFAYPGDGINGIVAAFGKADDQPRFVQARHEEMAAFEAVGYAKFSGHVGVCMATSGPGAIHLLNGLYDAKLDHVPVVAIVGQTARSAMGGSYQQEVDLQPLFKDVASEYLVEVNVAEQLPNALDRAIRTALAKRAPTALIIPADLQEQPYTAPKHAFKQVPSSPPGFPHPVVIPPEDELARAAEVLDAGEKVAILVGQGARNAAAEVREIAELTGAGVAKALLGKDVLPDDLPYVTGSIGLLGTRPSYEMMRDCDTLLIVGSNFPYSQFLPEFGQARAVQIDIDGSMIGMRYPTEVNLVGEAKGTLRALMPMVQRKDDRRWREKIEKNVASWWDTVEQQAMVDADPVNPMRVVHELSKRIPEDAIVTADSGSSTNWYARNLRIRGRMRGSLSGTLATMGPGVPYAIGAKFACPDRPVIALVGDGAMQMNGMAELLTIRRYRHLWSDPRLVVCVFHNNDLNQVTWELRSMGGAPKFEESQSLPEFSYAEFARSLGFEAAAVDEPDQLGPAWERALSADRPALLDVRCDPEVPPIPPHATFEQIKSTTEAMLKGDRDAWHILVEGLKTKAQELLPNR
- a CDS encoding CaiB/BaiF CoA transferase family protein, which produces MTDRTGALSGVVIADFSRVLAAPYATMLLADLGAEVIKVERPGSGDDTRAWGPPHADGEAVYFRSVNRNKRSIALDLTDPDDLATAKELAARADVLVENFRPGTMARYGLGYDDLAPANPGLVYCSISGFGSGAGADLPGYDLLLQAVGGLMSVTGPAPGEPTKVGVALVDVLTGLHAAVGILSALRHRDATGEGQLVEISLLGALLSSMVNQSANHVMAGVVPGIMGNRHPSIAPYEVFQAADRPIVIAVGNDRQFAAFTAALGVPDLAADERFTTNERRVAHVAELADLLGTRLRARPADEWFELLTPLGVPCGPVNDLAEAFQLADRLGLEPRVPLGGLDVVRNPIGLAKTPPAYRQAPPRLGEHTDEIRSWLNDGA